In the Paenibacillus sp. FSL R7-0337 genome, TTCTCAATCGACGGCTTTGGCTTCTCCTTCAATGATTTCATTCTGCGTGAGAATGGTATTTCCTTCGGAGGCTCGTTGTCCCTGAAGATCATTAACTCCGAAATCAAGAATGTAATCTTCAACAGTGCCGGCTTCTATGGCGTCGATGCCTCCTTGGGCTTCGATCTCAATCAGGAGATGGGGTTGTTCGGACCGGATAAGAAGAAGGATGCGGATAAGAAAAAAGGTCCTGATGCTCCGAGCGGCAAGGTTACGATTAAGCATGCTGTGCAGGATGGCGGCGTAGGCAATGAATACGGCCTGGAGTTCGCGGCACAACTGAAGAATATGATGGGTGTGGAGATTGAATTCTCACTTAAAAAAGTAAAGGACGGCCGGATTCTGCCGGATGTCATTGCCTTCGGTGCAGAGCTTCCGCAGCCGGGTATCCTGGTCACAGGTGCAACTTACCTGACAGCAATCCGGGGTGCAGTACGTGAACTGGCGGACACTATTGCCGGCGGCACGGCAGAAGATCCGTTCCCGCTGACGATTCAAGCAGGTGTGGGCATGCGGTTCGGGATCGCTCCGGCGTATTTCTTCGGAGATGTAGACCTTACGGTGAAGCGTACCGGGCTTAAGGTGGAAGGCAGGCTGGATTTCGCTGCCAAAGCCGATGCGGAGAAAGATGACCGGCTTCCGATGCTGACCAAAGCGCTGCTCGAAGCACAATGGGTAACCCCATGGTTCGTGCGCGTGGAAGCAGAGATGGATATCGGCGGATGGGATATCATCATCGGGAAGGCGGGTATCTTCGTCGGACAGAATCTGGAGAAGAACCGCACTGATTTTGAAGGCTATATCAGCTCCAAGGTGCAGATTCCGAATGATGTACCGGTTGTCGGCGGCATGCCGCTGTCGAGTATGTTCCTCGGCGTCAACAATGATAAGGTCTGGGGCAGTATCGGTATTCTGCTAATCTCCTTAGGCATTACTTACTACTGGAGTGGCGGCATTGAATTCGGTACTTCGACCGATCAGCTGCCGGAGGGAATGATCCATCTGGTGGTGGATGATCCTGAGCTTGGACCTCGTCTTATGGTGATTGGTGCAGGCGTACAGACGCTGGCCACCTCCAAGGTAGCTTCCGAGGAAGAGAATCAGGAAATTATCTACCGTAAGGTAGATGAGGGAGTCAAATATGTAGAGAACGGATCAATCAATGTCGGCGTAGGCGGCATTACGGTCAAGAACGGCGGCAGAATCCATGAGATTCCGATGGACGGCGTAGCCGGCAATGCAATCATTGAGATGGAGTACAGCAGCAAGGAAATGCCGGAATTCAAGCTGCAGGATGCATCTGGCAAAATGTATCCGGTGAAATTCGATAACACGAACACTGATCCTACGGCAAATGCTTTTACACAATATATTCCTGCAAGCTTCAAATCTGAAGATCCGTCCAGGCTGAGCGATGAAGTGGACATTCGCAGAGCTTATATCATTATTCCTGAGAATGAAGCTACAAAAGGCGGCACTTGGAAGCTGACAGCCGTCTCGGCTGTTGATACCAAGCTGCTCAACGTTCCAACCCTGCCTACTCTGGGTGAAGTCAACCTGGCGAAGGACAGCTCGAATGCGAATAAGTTCACAGCCTCCTGGAAAGTTGCTAACGCAGCCGAAGGCGATACAGTGAACCTGTACCTGGCTGAGGATGCGGTGACAAGCCGCAAGGAAATGCTGAATGGCCAAGAGATTCTGCAGACAGGTGATCCGGGTATGCTGATCGCCAAGGATGTACCAGTTGGAGCTGGCGGCTCGGTTAGCGGCGGAATCACGAGCGGCAGCAAAGTGATCGATGTCACCAATGTAACATTGATGGGCAATCCCGAGGATATCCGCGGGCTGCTCAGACAAGGCAACTATTACCTGCGGGCCGAGCTGAAATCCAGCGCGAACTTCGGGACGAAGACTTCGCCGCAGCGGTTTGAAATTATTGATCCGCTGGCACCTCAGAGTGTTAGTGATGTCAAGGTTGAGCCTGCCGGCAACGGATTGTTCTCGCTTTCCTTCAAGCCGGGAGCGAAGAAATCGGGACACAGCGGCTTCGAGCACAGCTACGTAGTAGATGCGAAACTGGATGCTGAAGGTAAACTGAGTGAATATGCTCCGTTTGGAGAACTTTTGTATACCGAACAGGAACTTAAGCCTTACTGGAATGCATCCACAGGCAAATATGAAGGTCTGTTGATCGGCGGCTGGAAGGCTGTAACTACAACAGATGAAGTCTACAAGGGAAGCCTTGAAGGCACAGTGATTGATCTGAGTAAGGTGAAATACGTCGGCCTGGAAGTGAAGAAGAATTACGTCATCGGCGTTACTTCAGCGGCGGTTCCAACCGAGGATGCCGACAAGCATCAGAACTATCATTATGCCGAGCGGCAGAGCAGCAGCAGCACATGGTTGCCGGTTCCGAGCCTGCCGAAGCTGACGGTATTGAGTTCATCAGGGACGGTAGATGCCTCTTCCGGGAACTACGTTAACCTGTTAACGAATGAAACGAAGCAGAAGCTGACGCTCTCTTCAGGCCAGTCCAATGTGACGGTGGAAGCATTCTATGCTGACAAATCCATTGCGACAGTAGCTCTGAAGAATAAAGCAGATGGCACAAGCGAAGGCATACTGAATCTCGACCAGTTCCAGACGGACGGGCCGTATGCGATTGAACTCAGGGCCAGAAATACGGCAACGAAGGATATCTCAGTGACCATGCTGTATCTGACGGTAGATACGATCGCACCGGTGCTGTATCTCACAGAGCCTGTAACGGGCGAACGTACTGCACAGGGTGCCGTTCGTGTAGCCGGAACAACAACTACAGGAACGAAGCTGGCTGCAGTTTATACCGTGAGTCAGTTACAGCCGGATGGGAAATACAAGGATGTTGAGATTTCTGCTCCACTTACAGTGGACTCGTTAACCGGTGATTTCAACGGAACTGTGAAGATTGACTCGAATGAACCTTCTGTAGCCCTCAATATTGTGGCTAAGGACGAAGCGGGCAATCAGAATACGGCAGTAGTGGATATTACGAATGCCGGATTCAAAGTACCGGTTGCCTTGATTCTGAAGGGAGCGGAGAAGCTGACGCCGGGTGCGGCAGGCCAAATCCAGGCCTATCTCAAGGTGTCGGATGGCAAGGATGACAATGGCAAGCCGAAATTCAAGGAAGAGCCGGTTACCGGTAAGGATCTAGCTAATCTGACTTATGAAGTGGCCGTAGGCGATTCGGTATCCCTGTCGGCACAAGGCAATGTTACTGCACTGGCTACAGGCTCCAGCCTGATTGAGGCAGAGTATAAGGTGTCCGAGGGTGTAACGCTTAAGGGCATGCTTGCGGCAACCGTAGCCGTTCCGGATTCGGATGAATTGGGAGTTGTGCAAGCCGTATCCTCTCCAATCAGCGGAGACAGCAACCGCACGAAGATTACGGTGACTTCAGCCGGAGATATGACTGGACAGCAGATCGCTTACAAGGTCTTCTCGTCAAGTCCTGAAGTACTGAAGTATAAAGATAATGTAAGCTCATGGAGTCTGCTTCCGCTCGATGGTATCGTATCCGCTCATTCGGGTGCCACCATTGTGCTGGCTAAGCGTACCTCTGTGGACAAGCTGGTTAAGGCTTCCGGCAGTGTAGCTGCATCGGTCTGGACCAGCAGTGGTTCAGGCGGCGGTGCTGGCGGTGGCGGTGGCGGCGGTGGTGCCGTACCGGGAGTTGTTGAAGAACAAGCACCGGAGCAGGCAGCCCAGATTACCGTCAACGGCCAAGCCATGAAGACAGAGTGGAATGGACTTACAGCGATCGTACACATTACGGATAAAGAAGCTGTTGCAGGTAGTGACCTCACGGTAAGCTCTGCTGATCCGAATGCCAAAGCATTCAGTATCCGGGTAGACCAGAGTGTGGTCCAGCAGCAGCTGACTGCGAAGAAGAAGATTGTGATTGAAGTTCCTATGGGACAACTGGTCATTGCTCCTGAGAATCTTGCAGGTGTGACCGCAGGACTTACTACCGGCATTGGCGGTAATAGCACTGCTGACCAGCAGGCGATGAAGGCTATTGCGGATCAGCAAGGCTTCACGCTGATGGCGGCAGGGCAAGGTGTAACAGTGAACGTTAACCTGCCGAAGGGCAGCTGGACACCGGCGCTTGCAGCCAAGATTGCCATTCCTGCGCCGCTTGCGGCCAAGGAAATTACGGCCATGGTGCTTAAGGATAAAGACGGCAACTGGACAACTGTACCGTGGAAGCTGGACAGCAGCGGCACGGCGGTCAATACACAGCTGACCGGTGAAGGCAGCCTCTTCTTCATCCGCAACCAGAAGACTTTCAAGGATATGCCTTCAGGCTGGGGGAAGGAAGGTATCGCTGCGGCATCCGCCAAGCTGTTCGTGCTAGGGAAATCTGCGGAACAGTTCGATCCGGCAGGCCAAGTGACCCGGGCAGAATATCCAACCATTCTGCTGCGCGTTGCAGGTCTCATGAACAAGCAGGCAGCTTCGGCAGCCTTCAGTGATGTCAGCGGC is a window encoding:
- a CDS encoding S-layer homology domain-containing protein; the protein is MKLLKRTVAVMLTLIMVFLSTSESFHALVEAASSTKTTMIQNDFIKVTVDNETGRYGIRTVEGQPIRKNDNNVNLLFQGDDPETSFTTFRIDGTDYIYGNKYKFDNSHYSETIAPKVVENSNGTKQLEMIWKIKGVEIKQILMLYTDSKDAVNSGNVNIRYEVNNKSGAQVQIGSRILLDTMVGGNDGPQFQIGTAYKSPLQVERKLVHNPEDDAGIPEEDRAYFKIPSYWVMRDKLDLTNPQATNVVAYGFNNFAEQNINIVDEMIVGHWNGLANTKWDYKVHPNLDFTRDTNDFGTADSAVAFYWNPEKLAPGGLQSFETVYGLGELTAPDKVFSIRYVDQVQQLATEPVDGGGVPTKYEKNGVFDVIAEVENLQAYNMEHSKIEVEMTLESGLSFVRQDEKGYDVLDANGNPVLENSRSKMLEFKKSATPDEAAMGIEPKYKPGDAITATFRVQAKGRPWPVTREYMISARSPETQGKIEGVKDEGIKAQYESTRTNFILLPPVGEATATYSYALAPAELYSTDVKYLTVNLSNIEAYNTGNATTAPNFDLYLKNKADGNRYKVNVQDAVVMQPTDDGFSGAMRITYRGGDQVDSGGNVLEAGLGPELPLGEYQVEIDYKGDAGGDEEIAALYDMTTPQSFLVTDNNDTRIREAGVMAVYKEAVDISGLANGASVKDELVDQLNSLFPGKPFKDGSFLYKAVTEYKKTKALFGAASKAVDPKFDISEFMDEEALKETPMYAYKLFATEEDFEEFKEEAEAKDPEFDREILVTVRGMIKQVGTGDEEQVIVDTKTEPAIINDAVAYKGKDLSFVRGKLDIFGNTLPGDLPFLDTLFIKGEGTLSVASSGFVFHKGEWTLDFFNGFNKSLGEEDFDPTKKDDEEDKDKDDDKKDEKGNDGNPEDDSQNGSLKWAIGGVGDRLNPLRQIMIEDVYFNKQSLFGAPSFSIDGFGFSFNDFILRENGISFGGSLSLKIINSEIKNVIFNSAGFYGVDASLGFDLNQEMGLFGPDKKKDADKKKGPDAPSGKVTIKHAVQDGGVGNEYGLEFAAQLKNMMGVEIEFSLKKVKDGRILPDVIAFGAELPQPGILVTGATYLTAIRGAVRELADTIAGGTAEDPFPLTIQAGVGMRFGIAPAYFFGDVDLTVKRTGLKVEGRLDFAAKADAEKDDRLPMLTKALLEAQWVTPWFVRVEAEMDIGGWDIIIGKAGIFVGQNLEKNRTDFEGYISSKVQIPNDVPVVGGMPLSSMFLGVNNDKVWGSIGILLISLGITYYWSGGIEFGTSTDQLPEGMIHLVVDDPELGPRLMVIGAGVQTLATSKVASEEENQEIIYRKVDEGVKYVENGSINVGVGGITVKNGGRIHEIPMDGVAGNAIIEMEYSSKEMPEFKLQDASGKMYPVKFDNTNTDPTANAFTQYIPASFKSEDPSRLSDEVDIRRAYIIIPENEATKGGTWKLTAVSAVDTKLLNVPTLPTLGEVNLAKDSSNANKFTASWKVANAAEGDTVNLYLAEDAVTSRKEMLNGQEILQTGDPGMLIAKDVPVGAGGSVSGGITSGSKVIDVTNVTLMGNPEDIRGLLRQGNYYLRAELKSSANFGTKTSPQRFEIIDPLAPQSVSDVKVEPAGNGLFSLSFKPGAKKSGHSGFEHSYVVDAKLDAEGKLSEYAPFGELLYTEQELKPYWNASTGKYEGLLIGGWKAVTTTDEVYKGSLEGTVIDLSKVKYVGLEVKKNYVIGVTSAAVPTEDADKHQNYHYAERQSSSSTWLPVPSLPKLTVLSSSGTVDASSGNYVNLLTNETKQKLTLSSGQSNVTVEAFYADKSIATVALKNKADGTSEGILNLDQFQTDGPYAIELRARNTATKDISVTMLYLTVDTIAPVLYLTEPVTGERTAQGAVRVAGTTTTGTKLAAVYTVSQLQPDGKYKDVEISAPLTVDSLTGDFNGTVKIDSNEPSVALNIVAKDEAGNQNTAVVDITNAGFKVPVALILKGAEKLTPGAAGQIQAYLKVSDGKDDNGKPKFKEEPVTGKDLANLTYEVAVGDSVSLSAQGNVTALATGSSLIEAEYKVSEGVTLKGMLAATVAVPDSDELGVVQAVSSPISGDSNRTKITVTSAGDMTGQQIAYKVFSSSPEVLKYKDNVSSWSLLPLDGIVSAHSGATIVLAKRTSVDKLVKASGSVAASVWTSSGSGGGAGGGGGGGGAVPGVVEEQAPEQAAQITVNGQAMKTEWNGLTAIVHITDKEAVAGSDLTVSSADPNAKAFSIRVDQSVVQQQLTAKKKIVIEVPMGQLVIAPENLAGVTAGLTTGIGGNSTADQQAMKAIADQQGFTLMAAGQGVTVNVNLPKGSWTPALAAKIAIPAPLAAKEITAMVLKDKDGNWTTVPWKLDSSGTAVNTQLTGEGSLFFIRNQKTFKDMPSGWGKEGIAAASAKLFVLGKSAEQFDPAGQVTRAEYPTILLRVAGLMNKQAASAAFSDVSGSSWYNRSVSIAAELGIVTGLEGGKYAPKDTLTRVEAMTMLGRLLNQVHPGSELSEAEVTSILSGFTDKGKVPAWARQAVAMSIKNGIILGEGNKVNPSSPLTREQAAAIAIRLDQFITAKQ